The window GTTTTTTTTAGTGAATCCTTGTTAGACTCACCTTCAAATAAATCTTGAGCACAACTACTGGCGGAAATAAAAACTATTGTAATTAATAATATTAATCTCATATTAGATTTTTGGATGTATTTAGTAAATCAATTGAATAAAATGTACTTTACATTTTATTCAACGTACCCCCTAATCTAATTAAGTTCTTGTGATTAGAGAAGAAATTTTGCAAGGCGGGTTTAAATTTATTTTAACCGGAATTTTTATAACTTTTAAATTGCTGCAATATTTCATTTACTCTAAAATTACACGGCCCGACCATATCTTAAACCATTTATACTTTTAAAAATCCACTTAAAAATCAGCCAAAAAAGAATTTTACAGTTAAAAACCTACCTTCTTAATACATTTGATAACTCTTTATTTGTATTTTATATATTAAAAAAGTATTTTCAATGTGGTTAATTATATTTTACATCAAACCCAAACAATATGAGTACGAAAAACACAGTTTCTATTTCAATCCCGGAAGCGGAATTGTAAACCGTTAAAGAAGCCATCGCTACCCTTAAAAACACTTTAAGCCCCTACATGATTGCAATTAGTTCCGTCGAGAGGCAGAAGGTGCCTAAAATGGGGGATGGTAGCATTCCTTTTGTGGAAAAAGTAATGGAATATGCTCAAGAAGACGGCCAATTTCTCCCACCCTATATGGATTTAGATGAATTGAATAAGGATTGGGAAGCGATCAAAGGCCTGATGCCGCTGCTTAGGGAATTGCAACAAGTAGAAAGCAACCTGAATGACACCGTAATGATGGCAGGATCTGAAGCCTATATAGGAGCACTTAGCTACTACAACTCTGTGAAATATGGTGCCAAACTCAATGTAGCAGATGCCAAAGTGATCCATGATGATCTAAAACAGCGCTTTCTAAGAGCCAAATATGGTTCTTCCGATGAATCCAATAACTAAATAATAAAAAATGCTTATGTCACCCCAAATCAATTGAAGGGTACAGTCAAAATCTATTGAACTGTACCCTATTATTTTTTCGGTGATTTGCAATCTCCCTTTTTTTTTCTCCTTTTGCACCTGTATTCAAACAGCTAATAACGAATTAAAAACATCGAATTATTCGGTTCTACCATCGAATTTTTACCCTTTTTGGTCGAATTACCGAGCTTCTATCTCAATTGATCTGCCAAAAAGGCGGAATTTTCCGGATAAAAAATTGAAAACTCCACCTCAAAGCTCGAATTTTGAAGCTAAAAACTGAAATGGGTACCCTTGAAGGTACCATTCTCTACTTTGGGATACCAATTTTCTCACCCATACCCATAAAATTCCGGCAATTTTGTCATATTTTCGACGATAAGACCAAAATGATGTCCCTTTTTGGTCGAAATTTCGATGGTTTAGGTCGAAAATTTGAGTTCAAAGGTGGAAAATTCGACCTAAAAGGTCGAATGTTGTCAGTTTTAGGCACTACCCCTATGTTTCTTGTCAGAAATTGGAGTTAGGAAGGTATAAGGGTATGTTCAAGGGTACCCTCTAGGGGTTTTGGGGCACTCAACAAAACCTACCACATCCGCAAACTAGCATTACAATGGGATCTTGTGTCCAATTCCGATCGAGCGAGCCTAAATTGAATCAAAACCTTAATTGTATAACCTTGCAAATTTATTATGCATAGGTTTAGGAAATGATTTCACTGGCTGTTTCTCAAAACACTTCACAAGTATAAGATTAGTTGCCTATGTAACCAACTGTCTCATTATAATTGTAGTATACTATTGAAAGATTCGCAGGCGCTTCCGAATAGGGAAGAATCAAACATTTAATTTTTATGGGATATTAGCTGTTGGAAGGTACATTTTTATCAATTACATACTCCAAAATATCACTTGGCTGGCAGTCCAATGCTTTACAAATTGCTTCTAAGGTACTAAAACGGATAGCTTTCGCCTTACCTGTCTTTAAGATAGAAAGGTTAGATAAAGTTAAATTAACCCTTTCAGAAAGTTCATTGAGAGAGACTTTACGCTTGGCCATTATCACATCTAAATTTACAATAATTGGCATAGCTTAAATTGTCAAGTCATTTTCGGATTTCATATCAATTGCATTTTGCAATAGTTTTTGAAATATTGCCGCTGTGGTAGCAATGACTATTGCTGCAAAAGTAGTAACAATGCAAATGGCAAGAAAGCCCGCTGGGTCGTCCTCTATATTATGAGATATTCTTATGAATAAACCTGCTGCAACAATAAATGCACTTATTGAAATGGCACAATGCTTAATACGCTTTAAAGTGTTAACAGCGTGTGATGAAAACACATTATTTTGTCCGATGTATCCTAGTAATCTGAAAGCCTGGTAAAGTGCAATAAAAAAGAAGAATGATACAGCATATCCATACAAAATGAACGAGTCAAAATATATGTTAAACAAATCTAAATTAGTGGCTCTTCCTTCGGTTAAGGGAAACCAAATCAAAATGGCAAGTGCCACAATTCCGATAAGCAATATGACTGCCTTAAGGAATATTATTGAATATTTATTCATAATGAGTTTACGAAATTTTATAATTATCGATAAAAGTAATAAATAATTATTGATAAACAATAAATATTTATTGCAAAGATGAAATATCAAAAATTCCAACTGGTCTAAGCTTAGCGAAGCGTAACTTAGACCTAAAATTCTGAAAGTTTCCAACTTTCATTTAATAACCTAGTAATCCTCACAAGCAAATTGATAAATTCAACCCCCTCAATAGGAATGGGCTTCAGCCCATTTATTAAAGGACAATGTCATTTCACCCGGCTTTAACCGAAATTTGGATGCGAGAATGGATTTTATATTAACCCTCCCTTTTCTAAACGACCCTATGGCTTTGTCAAGCTCAGCCTCCGGTAGGAGGATTGATACTTTTTATTTTTTATTATAAGGAATTATATCTACTTTTGCATCAACGTTGCATATGAAACCTTATTGCATATATGGGTGTAGCTGAAATTTTAAGCTTTCATGATTTAAAAAGAACAAGCTGTCGAGAAGGAATTCTTGAAGTGATGTTGGTTTCAAAGCAAGCTTTGTCTGAAAATGTAATTAGAGAGCAGCTTAATGGGCATTTCGATCGAACCACCTTTTATAGGTCATTTAAAACGCTTGAAGCCAAGAGGATTATCCACAAAGTGGTAATTGACAATCTACCTGTCAAATATGCCTTAGGAAATACCTTAAATCCCAAGAAAATGCATGCCCATTTCTTTTGTAAGGATTGCAACTCAGTAGAATGCCTTAACAATACACCCATACCCACCTACCCCTTACCTGACGGGTACACCTATTCAGACACTGAGGTCATTATCAAAGGATCTTGCGCCAAATGCAACCAATAAAATGAAGAAAAATTTAATGCTAATGCTAACCTTATTCTTGATATTTGGCTATGCCTTCAGTCAATCTAATCAGGAATTAAAAGGCATTGTTACTGATAAAGAAAATAAACCGTTAAAAGGAGCCTTTGTTAAATTAAATGAGCCAAATAAAGGTACCATTACAAACGATAATGGGGAGTTTATAATTTCAGGTTTACAAAAAGGTACCTATGAAATTAACATTAGATTTCTGGGGTATGAAAATCTTACTAAAACAGTTACCCTTCCGACAAACAATCTTCCTCGGTTCAGTCTAAGTAAAACCCCAATTAGCCTTCAAGAGGTCATCGTCACTGATAACCATGCACTAAATCGTAAAAAAGAGGAATCTTTAGGCATTGAAATTGTAAACGAGGATTACCTGAAGCAAAACCTTGGGGGTAGCCTAATGAAATCCCTTGAAAGACTGCCCGGAATTTCTACCATTGATATTGGTTCAGGCCAATCAAAGCCTGTAATTAGAGGGTTGAGTTTTAACCGCGTAGTGGTGGTTGAAAACAATATCAAACATGAAGCCCAACAATGGGGAGCAGATCATGGACTTGAAATTGACCAGTACGCTGTAGATTATGTTGAAATTATTAAGGGACCTGCTTCTCTAATGTATGGTTCTGATGCCATCGGTGGTGTTATTGACATGAAGAACAATAAGCTTCCGGAGAAAAATACTATCAGTGGCGCAGTAGATATTTCCGGGAAGACAAATAATGATTTTATAGGCACTTCAGTTTCTTTAGAAGGAAGAAAAGATTGGTTTTTTGCTTCCCTCACTGCAACCTTACTCGATTATGGGGACTTTAGAGTGCCTACTGATAGCGTTGATATTTACAATTACCGTGCTGCATTGCACGACAATTATATGAGAAACACGGCCGGGAATGAGCAAAATTTCCACCTTTCTTTCGGCTTAGTGAAAGACAAAATCCAAAGCCGATTTTATTTAAGCAATGTGAACAGTAAAAGTGGATTTTTTGCCAATGCTCATGGATTAGAACCTAGAAATGTAGACACCGATGTTCATGACCGCTCAAGCAGGGATGTTCAATATCCTTTTCAAAAAGTAAACCACCTTAAAATAATCAATAACACAACGATATGGCAAGAAAAGTCAAGATTGGAGTTGGACCTGGGATACCAGCAAAATCATAGAGAAGAATGGAGCCAGTATGTACAACACGGCTATATGCCGGCAATTTTTCCGGATACACTGGACTTTGATATGGATTTGGAACGTAAATTCAATAAAGATATCTATTCTGCAAATGCTAAGTTTTTCTTCGAACCGACAGATAAAACGCAGCTAAACGCAGGAATCAATGGTGAATACAAAGAAAACCAAATAAATGGACGGGGGTTTATCATCCCCGCTTACCGTCAATTAAATATTGGTGGTTTTGTTTTTGGCCGGCATGAACTTTCACCAACCAAGCAATTGCAGGCTGGAATGAGGTATGATTATGGAAGAATAAAGACCTTCTCTTATTTTGATTGGTACCCCTCTCCAATAGATGATGCGGTCGATCCGGAAAACAATTTTCTTCAAAGAGCGGCCACAATCAATCGATCATTCTCTAATTTCACATGGTCTTTGGGCTATAATTACAACCCCGGAAAATGGAATTATAAAGTTAATATAGGCAAGAGTTTCCGGATGCCTATCCCTAAAGAACTTGCAGCCAATGGTGTAAATTATCATCGCTTTAGTTATGAAGTTGGTAACCCTGATTTATCCCCTGAAATGGCTTACCAATTGGACTTAGGTGTCGCATTTGGGTCTAAGATATTTGCAGCCGGTGTATCACCGTTTGTCAATTATTTTTCCAACTATATTTACTTAAACCCAACCTCTGCGCATGACCGCTTGTATGGGAATGGTAATCAAATTTTTATTTATACAGAAAGTAAGGTATTAAGATATGGAGGAGAATTTCATTCCCACTATGAATTAAAGGACTGGCTCCAGCTAGGCCTAATAGGCGAATACATCTATTCCAGACAATTGTCCGGAGAAAAAGAAGGCTATACACTCCCCTTTTCCCCACCTGCATCTGCCATTATAAATCTTAAATACCACGGAAAAACATTGGGCCGAATAGAAAAACCTTACTTATCGGTGGATTATAAAATCACTTCAGCCCAAACCAACATCGTTCCTCCCGAAGTAATCACAAATGGATACCAAGTCTTCAATCTTGGCATGGGAGGAGAAGTTAATCTTTATAAACAAAAGGTCAACCTTTCTTTTCAGGTACAGAACCTCTTGAATAAAAAGTACTTTAACCATACCAGTTATTACCGACTAATAAATGTCCCGGAACCGGGAAGAAACTTTATAGTCAATATGAACATCCCTTTTCATTCAACCAAAACACTATAAACAAGCACTACAAACCATGAAAAAATATATCTCATTTACCCCTAATTTAACATCCTTTAGTTTGAACCTTTTGATAAAATATGGCTTGTTTGCAATGGTCTTAATTGTCTCAATATCTTGTGATTCGGCAGACGAAACAGACACCGAAAAACCTGTAATAGATCTTTCTATGACTGATGCTTTCCCCACCAGTTGTGCTACCATTTACTTTGATGAACCATTCAATTTTAAAGCCTATTTTTCCGACAATTTTGCTTTAGGCTCCTATAGCATTGACATTCACAATAATTTTGACCATCACTCACACAGTACTGAAGATGATGACTGTACCCTTGATGACAAAAAGACAGCTACAAATCCATATGTGTTTATAAATGATTACGAAATCCCTGAAAACTCGTCTTCTTATGAGGCAAACCTTACCATGACTATCCCTTCGAGTGATGCATCCGAGTTATTTCAAGAAGGAGACTACCATTTTTACATTAGCTTAACAGATAAAGAGGGCTGGTCAACGCACAAAGGCTTAAGTATTAAAATATTACACAAATAGCATCCATCCTCCAAAATATAAACTATTAAAGGGGAAAGAGGGTTTAATCACTTCTCCTCTTTCCCTTACAAATTATTTACCTCTCCTATTGGTATCGCATCAATACAGCCTTATTATTCATTACTTCTCTATTCCGTAATAGGATCCCCCTACCGGTCAATTGTTGATTTCAATTACAGAACAATTATCCAAAAACCTCAATAAGTCTAATTCCCCAGGGTTTTGACTGGAAAACCCGTGGTCATTCAAACCATTTTTTCTATAGGCCCCGGTCTCAAAACATCAGCAAAATTTGTCTATTATCCAGACCTGCAACGGTTAATTTTTGGCTAATAAAACCGATAATCTATAATTAGCATAGCCCAATCCCGCTCTATAAAATTTCAGTGTTCGCGAAATTATTCAAAAAAAATTCATCTTGTAAACACTTGTCTATAAACAACTTAAAACTTAATTACAAAAATTAACTTGACCCCATTACGTAAATCATCCTTTTGATGTTTTTAATAACAAAGAAATATTATTTTGAAGAAGGAATTAGTAATAAAGTTTTTACGGGGAAAGTGTCCACCTACCGAAGAACAGGAACTGTACCAATCGCTGGAAAATCCGGATGAAAGGAAACTGTTCAGTAAGTTGATGGAGGAAGAAATTGAAAATACCTCCCCCCTTGCAAATGACCTTACTGATTACACAGGCTTGTTGGTAAAGATCCACCAAAGAGTAAAACTGCCAAATTCTAATAAAAAGCCTACGGTGAAATTATTAACCGTAAAAAGCTTGAAGATAGCTGCAACTCTTTTTATGATTCTTTTTTCAGGCTACTTTTTATCTCAGCCTTGGTTGAAAAATCAAGATAAAGCAAAATGGACAGCCGATGCATTAAAAATTTATGAACGAACCACAGGTATAGGAGAAAAGCTAACCCTTACAATGCCGGATGGGACGAGAGTAATTGTCAATTCAGAATCTACCATACAATTCAGTTCAGCATACGGTCATGAGGAACGGCGTATAACATTGAAGGGTGAGGCATATTTTGAAGTTGCTCCTGATTCCTTAAAACCTTTTTTTGTGAATGCCGGGGAAGGCATTACTCAGGCACTAGGTACGGCATTTAATGTTTCTACGAAGGATGATCGTTTTCAAGTAGCCCTGGTAGAAGGCAAAGTAAAAGTTGCCATAGGCCAAAATTCTACACAATTAAACCCCGGCCAAATGGCTGTATGGAAGCATGCCAAAAACACTGCTGAAATTAGGGTTAAACAATTTAATATAGAAGAAATCACTGCATGGAAGGAAGGGAAGCTTAACTTAAAAAATACAGCACTTGGAAAAATATTGAAAGACTTGGAGCACCGATATGACGTCTCATTTGAAATCGATCCTGATTTAGATTTAAAACAGCGGATTTCAGGTGCCTTTGAAAACAAAAATCTAATAAATGTGCTCACAGGGTTAAGCTTTTCTACAGCTTTTACCTTTGAGATAAACGAAAAGCAAGTAATTCTAACCAAACGCCTATGAAAAAACAAAAACAGGGTAAACACTCCATCGCCAAATGAATCTATTTACCCTGAATGATTTAAGTAATACACCTAAAACAACTAAAATTATGAAAAGAAAATTACTTTACCTTATAAAAATGGTATCGAAAAACATTTTGTATGGTCTGGTGATCCAGTGCCTACTCATGTCTACATTAATGGCACATGATATCAGCGCCCAAATTAGACCAATAGACAAAACCTATATCCAGATGGAACGGACGGAAGGCAAGCTTCTAGAAATATTTGGTGACATTGAAGCTAGGTCGGATTACAGGTTTGTTTATCCGGAAGAAATAGTTGAGTTTAAATCTCAAATTACTGTAAAAGATCAACTACAGTCAGTAAGCGATATCTTGGTGGATGTAGGATTAACAGCTCGCTTGCGATTCAAGCAAGTGGACAACACCATATATGTTGCAAAACTCAACGGTAGTGAAGGCCAGTCTTCAGATGAGATGGCAATCATCAGTGGTAAAGTGACCGATGAAAGAGGAGATCCTATTCCGGGAGCAACCATATTGGTGGAAGGGACAAATAATGGAACTGCCACAGATATTGATGGGCAATACCAAATTGATGTAGCTGAGGGAGCAGTCCTGGTTTTTTCCTTTATCGGTTATAATAGCCAAAGGATCGAAGTTGGAAACCAACAGACGATAAATGTGGTATTATTAGAAGACGCCACCTCTCTAGATGAAGTCGTAGTAATAGGCTACGGTACACAGAAAAAAGTAAATTTAACAGGTGCGGTATCTTCAATTGATGTTGGAAAAGAAACAGAGACCCGCCCCATTACCTCTCTTTCTTCCGGTCTTTCAGGTTTAGCCGCCGGTTTGTATGTCAATCAAGGAAGTGGTCGCCCTGGAAATGACGGAGCCACACTAAGGGTCCGGGGACAAGGAACACTAAACAATGCAAACCCACTAATTATTATAGATGGGGCTGTTGGCAACATGAATCACCTTAACCCTCAAGATGTTGAAAGCATTTCCGTTTTAAAGGATGCAGCTTCTGCTGCAATCTATGGGTCAAGAGCGGCAAATGGGGTAATTTTAATCACTACTAAGCAAGGAGCAGCCGGAGAGTTTAAAGTGAATTACAACACCTTCTTCTCTTCTGCCCAGCCATCAAATGTGGTGGAGACAGTTTCCAATTATGCAGACTATATGGAGTTAATAAATGAAGGATTTAAGAATTCTGACCCCAATGCAAATCCAATATTTTCTCAGGAAAAAATAAATGAATGGCGTGAAAATGAAGGTGGTGATCCATTGAAATACCCCAACACTCAATGGGTAGACGAAGTTTTTCAGAAAAACATTGTACAAAATCACAACTTATCGTTTTCCGGCGGAAGTGAAACAGTTAAATTTTTTGGATCATTTGGTTATTTAGACAACCCGGGGATCATTGAGCGCTCCGGATATGAAAGGTATACTGCCAGAATAAATTTAGAAGCAGAGGTCAAACCTTGGCTGACCTTAGGCACTCAACTAAATGGAGTAGTGGCGAATACGGATATTGGTACCAATCAAATTGGTTCGGTTTTTCAATATGCCGGAGCAAGCACTCCAGGCATGATTCTCCGTGCTCCTGATGGCCGCTATGGTGGTCCAAACAATCCAGAAGATGACCCACAAGCCAATAATGTGTTGCATAACCTGAACAGCCAAAGGGGTGACATTAAACACAATAAGCTAAATTCCAGGTTTTATGGAAAACTAAGACCTATCAAAGGTTTGAGTATAGAGGGTTCCTTTAATTACACCTTCGACGATTATTTAGAATATTCTCAACCTGTTTTCAATAATAGATGGGATTTTTATACCAATACCATCTCTCGAAATGCTGTAGGTAGAACTTCTGTAAGAAATAGGAACACAAAATATAATAATTATTTCATGGATGGGGTAGTTCGATATGAGGGTGAAGTAGCGAGCAAGCTTACTTACAACCTTATGGCCGGAGCTAGTCAAGAACATTACACCTATTCATGGTTTCAAGCTAGCAAGTACGATCTAATTGATCCGGCATTGAGTGTATTGGATGCTGCCACCTTAGATGCCGCTGCCAACGGCAATGCTGCTGAATACGCAATGCAATCCTTCTTCGGAAGAATGAACCTATCCTGGGACGATAAATATTTATTTGAAGCCAATATTAGGCGAGATGGAACATCCAGATTCGCTAAAGGAAGCAGGAGATGGGGAGTTTTCCCTTCTTTTTCTGCAGGATGGAGAATTTCTGAGGAAGATTTCTTTAATGCATCTTGGCTTCCTAATCTAAAAGTTAGGGCATCTTATGGTTCACTAGGAAACAATGCAGTGGGCAATTATGAATATCAAGCGGTCTACAATGCAGCCAATTATGTTCTGAATAATAACCTGTTTGTTGGCTTTGCCCAAACTGCATTATCAAATGCAGCCTTGACTTGGGAAAGCACTTATATTTCAAATATTGGTTTAGATTTTGACTTGTTTGATTTCAAATTTGGGGGCTCTATAGAGGCCTTCGATAAGGTAACCAAAAACATCCTGATCGATTTACCAGCGCCTCTAGTAGTAGGGAATGCCAGTATTCCTAAACAAAATGCTGCTGAGGTACAAAATCGAGGTATTGAACTCAACTTGAATTACCGCGACCAAGTCGGAGAATTCTCTTATAATATAGGGGGGAATTTTACTTTCGTGGACAACCGCGTAACCCGGTACAAAGGTGAGGAAAGAACAATCAATGGCAGCAACCTTATTCAGGAAGGCTATGCGATCAACACACAATACATCTTGCTTACTGATCGATTGATTCAAACTCAGGAAGACTTGGATATGGTTACCCAGATGATTGCAGATGCCCCTATTGATCCATCTACGGGGAATCAGAGAAATCCATTTGCAGCCTATGGAACCCCGACTTTGGGTGACTTTTTGTATAAAGACACCAACGAAGATGGTGTAATCAATGACGATGACCGGGTGACTGTGGGGCATGGAACAGCTCCTCGTGTTTCTTATGGTATTAACCTTGGCTTCAATTGGAAGGGATTTGACTTTTCTGCCTTACTTCAAGGCACATCAGGACTTCATACTGTATGGAGAGACATCTATAACACCACCGGTGTAAGGTGGGGCTACCAAATCAATCAGGAAATCGCAGAAGGTAGATGGTATGAAGGAAGAACAGATGCCACCTATCCAAGATTACTCAACTATGTAGATTCCAGAAACCTACGTGCTAGCGATTTCTGGTTGCAAAACAAGGCTTATATGAGGTTGAAAAATGTTCAATTGGGCTATACAATACCTAGAGAAATAACCCAAAAATTTAAAGTTGAAACTTTAAGAGTGTATGGAAGCCTTGAGAATTACCTAACATTTACGCAGTACAAGGGATTTGACCCTGAGGTTAGCGGGACGCAGTACCCTACGCTAAAGCAGGCATTGTTAGGACTTAACATATCATTTTAAAAATTCAGGAGAAGATGAAAAATATATTGATTTTATTTTCGCTATTGATCTTGGGCGGGTGTTACGAAATGGATACCCAGCCATTTGATAAGGTAAGTGCCGGAAGTTTTTGGAAAACTGAAGAGCATGCGCTACAAGGTATAATGGGTGTTTATGCGGACATGAAAGACCCTTACCTTTTTGGTTTATATAACATGTTTGACAATGTCTCCGAAATTGCAATAGGCTATGATGGACAAGGACTTGGTAATATAATAAATGGGAATTTTACTGACAGAACGAGTATCGTAGTAAATAGATGGAGGCGTGGGTATGACGGTATCCAACGAGCGAACACAGTCATTAGAAATGTTAGTGAAATGGAAATTGCAGAAGATGTCCAATCCACAGTGATCGGGGAGGCTAAATTTCTAAGGGCCTACTTCTATTTTCATTTATTAAACCTCTTTGGAGGAGTACCATTATACGACGAAAGTGTCGATTTGAATCAGGATTTTAATCAGCTTAAAGCTTCTAGAAGTACAGAGGAAGAAGTTAGGGCATTTATTATTGCCGATCTTGATGATGCAATCAACCGTCTGCCTACATCCTATCCGCAAGAACATTATGGACGTGCCACAAAAGGAGCAGCTACTGCACTTAGAGGCAAGGTCTATTTGTTTAACAAAGAATGGGAAAAGGCAATTGAAGACCTTGAAGACGTTGTGTATAACACCAAAAACAATTATGGGTATCATCTTCATAACAGTTACCCTGAATTGTTTACTCCTGTAGCTCATTCTAGTGATGAAATGATTTTTTCTATCCAAAATAAAGGTGGTGTAGGCTTTGCCTACGGCATGCCATTGGCATTTTATCTAGGCACAAGGTCCACATT of the Cyclobacterium marinum DSM 745 genome contains:
- a CDS encoding RagB/SusD family nutrient uptake outer membrane protein is translated as MKNILILFSLLILGGCYEMDTQPFDKVSAGSFWKTEEHALQGIMGVYADMKDPYLFGLYNMFDNVSEIAIGYDGQGLGNIINGNFTDRTSIVVNRWRRGYDGIQRANTVIRNVSEMEIAEDVQSTVIGEAKFLRAYFYFHLLNLFGGVPLYDESVDLNQDFNQLKASRSTEEEVRAFIIADLDDAINRLPTSYPQEHYGRATKGAATALRGKVYLFNKEWEKAIEDLEDVVYNTKNNYGYHLHNSYPELFTPVAHSSDEMIFSIQNKGGVGFAYGMPLAFYLGTRSTFGSCWNNGMPSTRLADMYENLDGTPFSWEDHFPGFESDNSVKESVFLASHNAGVFTSLPDTAKLGEIYRNRDPRLMQSLVVPYSWQLGWNANQPRNMQLVIATGVNENFGQIRNNRGWQTYIWRKFVPEGNMNGDLTNRAHTPINFPMIRLADVILMLAEAYNETNASSKAITEINKIRQRSGMPGLNSGHPSLNVSGADEVRERIIHERAVELAGEGHRYFDLKRWGLLAQFTDGVIEQGVTGSNLFTRGYQDRHIIWPIPAQEIEINPSLNQNPGWE